Genomic DNA from Natrinema saccharevitans:
TTCGACGGCTACGTCTTGGCGGTCAATGTCCATCTGGTTGATTACCTTACGCTCGTTGCTGTTGATCCGTTTTGGAATGAGGTAGTTCACACCGAGGTTCGAGCGGGTCTGAAACACACGTATCGAGTCACACTCGCGGTCGCACAGGACTGTCTCAATTGGAACATGTTGCTTGCTCGCTGAACCAACCGGCGGACGATGCGATGGATCTGATTGGAAGGGTTCTCGTCCCACGCTGAACTCTCTCGGACTGGTTCAACAGCTAGCACAAGCGGGATATTCAGCCCAACAATGGATAACGTGGCGAACTTGAACGCACGCTCCTCCCGATTGAGTCCGCTGACCACCGCCATCCCGTCGACGCCACCGTAGTAGGTGACGGTTGTGATGTCGATTGTGACTGTGACCGGCCGCCGGAACGACGCTTCCGAAGCAATTCTCGACACCAACTGATTCGTCGCTGTATCGACTCCTTCGATCAAACATCTGGAGTCGAATTGCTTGACGGCGCGAAGATGAGTCTCATCATGTGGGCCATACTTCTCGCCTCGTCGGAACTGGAAGCGAGCGGCCCCCTGAGCGGTCCCACAGCCGACAATCCCCATGAACGTCTGCAATTCGAAGAATTACACGTCCTCGTACGAGGCGTTCTGTGCTCGACCAGAGTCGAACCCATCGAAACCATGATCTCGTGCGAGACGTGTTGTTCGGCGAATCTTCTCGGTCGAGAACTTAACGTCCGTAGGCTCGTCTTCCTCACTGTCTTCGATCAAGTCCGGTTTCGAGTCAGTGACCTCTTCTTTCGGCCGTATCGCGGGGAAGGGTGAGCCGTAGTCGTGGACTTCTTTGACTACAAAATGAGCAGTGACAGTCACGTATTCGTGAACATCATCGTCGAAGCGGTTCCGCCAAGTGCGCGAGAGCACGGATTCGTCCGGAACGTGGTCCAATTCGAACGGTTCAGCGAGTTCCTGATACGTTTCGAGTGAGCGGTAGCTGTCGCCCGTGATTTCCCGGTAGATAAACAGACGGTGCATCCCTCGAAACGAATCGGGTGCCACGCCGGATAGCCGTCTTCGAGTCGATCTGTGTAGATAGTGACCTCGCTCACTACAGCCCGGAGACACGTTCCATTCCGTAGTAAATCTCTGAGTTCGATCCCAGTCCTGTAGTCGTCGGTTATCCGACGGGCGCGATCTGAGAGTGGGTGCAGCGTATCCGGCATTGAATCTTGGTTGTACCGGCTGAATAGAAGTGACTGAGGATTTAGTCTGCCCTGACTAATCACGGAGGTGATTAGTCTATCAGAGCTACTCATACATCGTACTGAGCTAGCGATCAAATCAACGCTTTGTGCGCAGGTGGGTGACGCCTCTGCTGAAATACTCGCGTGCTTCGTCGAAGAGATTATTCTACAGAGATACAGCGAGAGTGCCTCGAGGCTTGACCCCGAAGGCAAATCACGTAAGCTATATGATGGATACCACCGTATTGGAGAGTACAGTTGCGACATGGATTAAAGACCGTAATCCGAAGCAACTGCCGGTAGTTGCGAGGAATGCGACTCCTCTCAAAACCCGCGTCTTTGGCGTGGTGAGACGGGAGTTGTCGGGCCGTGGTGGAGCGGCCGACCCTCACGGACGCACCGGGCGTTCGGGTATGAATTACAGACGACTCGTCATGGGAAGTTCGAGGGGAATTAAACTCGCCTGCGACCGCACGGCCCGTTTCGGGACGTGCGGTCAAAACGGTGAAGCCGCGGGGCTTGCCCCCGCGGTACTTCACGATGGCAATCGGTCTTCGTTGTCGAGTCACTGTTTGTGAACGCCGCTCGTGAACAGTTTTCGCTGCGCGGCACGGAGATGCTGGGTGAAGGTGGCTCGTGAGATGCCCAGAGCGTCCGCGAGTTCGCTCGTGTTGTTGTGTCGGGGGCGTTCGAAGTATCCCGCTTCGATGGCGAGTTCGAGCACCTGTCGCTGGCGGTCTGTCAACTCCTCGCTCGCAGTATCCTCTTTTGCAGGCCGCTCAGACGCCGTCCAGACGGTCATCACGTTGCTCTCACCGTACGCCTCGGAGAGAATGCCGACACACTCCTGAACCGTCGTTTCTGGGCCGACGACAGCCGTGACCTTCGCTGTTTCGTCCTCGATGACCGTGTGAGAGAGCGAGACGCCGGCGTCAACGAGCAGCGTCTCCGGGGTCGGTGATGCGACGATGAGCCCGCACTGGACACGGTTCTCGGCGTCGGTTCGGTAGAATTCGATCGAAGAGATGGTATCACTCGACGCAGCGCGGGTAGTGAGATCGGCTTTCGTCGTCCCACGCAGAGTCGTCACGTAGAGGACGTTGTCGTCGTTGCGCGGGATGACTGAACTAGTCTGCAACGTCACCGTCTCGGGAAGGGCGGCAGCGAGCGTGGCGAGTGGATGGTCTCGACTGTTGAGAGAGAACGTCACGGTCGCGGTTGCTGACGACAGGAGCGTTCGTTTCCACGCGGTCGTCTGGAAGGCATACCCCACAGTCTCGGTGTACTCCGAGAGGAGCGTTTGCTCCGAACTGTCGATCCGCGGGCTTTGACTGTAGACCGTCAACACGCCGAAACAGAGCTCGTCGTGACTGATCGGGAGCGCCGCTACCGACCGGAAGTCGTGGTCGGTAGCGAGTTGCTCCCACTTCGCGCCTTCGGCGACAGATTCGGTCGTCCCAACCGTGTGTTCAAGCGATCGGACGACCGGTTCGGTTCTATCGAGCGCGAGAAACGCGGGCTCCGAACGGTTCGTCGGTCGAGTGTCGGGGGTGAGAGCGGCTTCGAGATACGCCCTGTCCCCAGCCGCCGAGAGCGGAACGAGCTGCCGGTCATCGTCGAGAATACCGATCCACGCGCAGGCGTATCCAGTGTCGACCAGGTGTTCACAGACGTTTCGACCGAGTTCCTCCCGGGTGGTCGAAGCCGTCACCAGTTCGAGCAACGTCTCTTTGGTTTTGCGCTCTCGAGTCAGGGCTCGTCGGGTCCGAGCGGCCGTGACTGCCGATTCGATCCGTCTGGCGAGTCGCGTCGGCTGGGCACTCAGATCACGCTTCCGGATGTAATCAGTGACCTGCTCACCGATGGCGTCGCTCGCAACTGCTTCGTTCCCCTCTCCAGTCACGAGGAGAAACGGGATTTCCGGCTCGTCGGCACGGATCGCGGTCAACAGATCGAGTCCGGTTCCGTCTCCGAGCTGGTAATCGCAGACGATACAGTCCGGCTCTTGCTCGTCCAGCGTGGTCTGTGCCTCCTCGAAGCTGGTCGCCGTCGACACCTGCAGCCGGTCGTGAGCGCGTTCGAGCAGTCGACGCTGGGTTCGGACCCACGTCTCATCGTCGTCGATCAGCACGACAGCAATCGACCGTTCGTCCGATCCCGCGACCGGTCCATCCGTTGAGTTCACGGTCACACGCCACTCGACAGGTGGTCGTTGCCACGATCGGGCGCACTGTCTCGAATTCGGATCGTCATACCTGTACGTCTTGTAACACCTATTTAAACATCATACCAGCATATGGTGGTGTTCGAACGGCACCTGGCCCGACTATCACGTCACGTTGGACTCACGTGTGTGAGATGCGGTCTCGATCTCGAAGCGTGCGCCGCCGTCTGCGGCGTCGCCGATCGCGAGTGACCAGCCGTGCGCTTCGACGATCGTCCGGACGATCGCCAGCCCGTACCCGGAGCCACCCCCGGTCGAAACACCGAACGAAAGGATGTCCTCGCGGCGATCCGTCGGAATTCCCGGCCCGTCGTCCTCGACGTAGAATCCGGACGACGCCGACAGGTTACCGACGCGGACGGTCGTCGCATTCGCCCGCCCGCCGACAGCGTGATCGGTGCAGTTCTGAAAGAGGTTCTCGAAGGTCTGCTGGAGCCGACTCGCATCCGCCCGAAGCGAGTGCGTCGATTCGACGACGAGTCGAAGGTCGCCGGTATCGACCACGTCCCAGGCGGCTCTCGCGACGGTTTCGAGGTCGCAGTCGGTCGGCGTCTTCACGTCGGTGCTCTCGCGGGCCAGCGCAGGCAGCCCCTCGGCGAAGGCCCGAAGTCGGCGATGGACCGCTTCGAGATCGGATAACGACCGTTCGATCTCCGGCGCGGGCTCATCGAGGTCCACACGGAGGAGATGGAGCAGGCTCTCGCCGGTCGCCAGCGGCGTCGCCAGATCGTGACTGACAACGCCTGCGAGCCGTTCGAGCTGTTCGTTTTTGGCTTCGAGGCTCTCCTGTTGGCGCTTTTGCAGCGTGATGTCGGTCAGCGAGAGGATGTAGCCCCGCGGGTCCTGCAGGTCCGGATCGGTCCGGCGAACGCGGCCGACGTACTGCCGTGGGCGGCCGTCGACTTCGATCACGCACTCCAGGGCCGTTTCGAGATCGGGGTGGAGTTGGCCGTCATAGAGCAGGGCGTCTGGGAGGAGCGTGGTGAGATCGGCACCCTCGATGGGGGCGGTGGCGTCGACCAGTTCGCGTGCGGCTCGATTCGCGTCGAGGATCCGGTTCGAGTCGGTGATGACGAAAACGGGATCGCCCAGGGTGTGGAAGATTCGCTCGTGGGCGACCGGGAGAAAGCTGGCGAGTTCGGCCCGCTGGACGATGACCGCGAGCGGGATTCCGGTGAGGACGAAGACGACCGGCGAGAGATCCGCCGTGGGGATCGGGTCGAACCCGAGATGAAACAGACCGTTGGCGATCCAGGGGATGCTCAGACAGACTAACAGGACCAGCGATTGGCGTCTGTACAGTCGGTTGTTCGTAAAGGTCTCGCCGGCGAGTAGCCCCGTACCGATGACGAGAAGACCGTAGGAGTAGACGACGTTGATACCGTGGGCGATCCCGGGCGTCGTTTCCAGAACCGCCGTGTCGCCGACGGTGGTGGGGACGATCTCGGCATAAAACAGCGAGTGATACGGAGCTGTCCAGACGAGCGCGAGGACGCCGGCCGGCACCACCGAGAGGAGAAGAACCAATCCCTGTGAGAGCCATTCCTCACGGTCGGTGTACTGGAGCGCGAAGACGATCCAGACGATCGGGACGGTGACGACTGAGAGATACGAGAGTTGACTGAAAAACAGGAGCCACGCCTCGCCCGTCGACACCAGATACCCGACGTACGTCGACGCCCAGAACGCGACGATCAGCAGGAACACCCCGAACGTGAAGGCTGGCTGTCGGCGGTCGTACCGGGTCAACAACGCGACCGCGAGCAGGCCGCCGACGAGCGCCGACCCCGCGTACGCGATCAGCCCGGCGACGTGCATGAATCTGCGAATCCCTTGTGCGTCGACACGTACCACTCTATCGGTTCCGGTCACACACAGAATATCTCACGGAGATGGGCAAGTGAAGGTCCCATGCCGCGAGAAACACAATTATACCACCATTCGCTGGTATCCCATTTAAGTCGGTCGTGTCAGTACCGATCAACAAAGAATGCGACATCTCTCATCAGTGGTAACAGTCAGCACCCCGCTGTCACAGCCCCTCTCGAACCTACGGAGAGTTGTCGTGGTTCGGAGACGCGACGAATTGCCACCCGCTTACAGAACGCTGAACCAATGATCCGTCGGAAACTCGTTGCAAAGACGCGAAGGATTCAGAGCCGCTCGAATGGTCGAGACAGCGGCGCAGTCACGTTGGTCCTTTCAGTCGTGCTGGTCGTGTCGACGCTCGCAGCCGGGACGGTCGTCCTCTCTGCGGTGTCGGCTGCCGACTCGTCGAGCACCGTCCAGGCGGACGAGGGGCCGAACCTGCTCACCAATCCGGGGTGTGATGCTGACGACGGTAGCGGTTCCCCACCGGACGGGTGGTCGTTGGTGTCGAGCAACGTCCAGTGTACTGACCCAGCGACAGTCGGTGACCCGACGCCGCCCGACGGCTCCGACGCGTTCGTCGACTTCTCCCAGGACGACTCCGACGGCATCGTCGAGCAGGAGGTCGACGTGTCCGGCGGGGCGGAGTACAACCTCGGCGGCGAGGCCGGGCGAGGGTCCGGCACCAGCGACTACGTCGAGGTCGAGGTCGAGTACCTGAACGAGAATGGCGACGAGATCTCCGGCGGTACCACGGTGGAATCCAAGCCGGCGAGCGGCACCTACGAGTCGTTCGAGGAGACGACCGTGGCCCCCGAAGACGCGGCCACCGCCGTCGTCCGGGTGACTCTCGTCGACGTCGACGACACCAGCTACTCGGACGCATACCTCAACGAGGTGGAGTTCCGCGAGGTCACGAGCGGAGTGGCTGCGTTCCCCGTCAGCGGCGTCGAGACGGGCGTCGAGCAGACGCTCGACCCGTCGTGGACGCTCCACGACGATGACTACGCGGAGCAGGGCGACGACCTCGGGAGCGA
This window encodes:
- a CDS encoding histidine kinase N-terminal 7TM domain-containing protein is translated as MHVAGLIAYAGSALVGGLLAVALLTRYDRRQPAFTFGVFLLIVAFWASTYVGYLVSTGEAWLLFFSQLSYLSVVTVPIVWIVFALQYTDREEWLSQGLVLLLSVVPAGVLALVWTAPYHSLFYAEIVPTTVGDTAVLETTPGIAHGINVVYSYGLLVIGTGLLAGETFTNNRLYRRQSLVLLVCLSIPWIANGLFHLGFDPIPTADLSPVVFVLTGIPLAVIVQRAELASFLPVAHERIFHTLGDPVFVITDSNRILDANRAARELVDATAPIEGADLTTLLPDALLYDGQLHPDLETALECVIEVDGRPRQYVGRVRRTDPDLQDPRGYILSLTDITLQKRQQESLEAKNEQLERLAGVVSHDLATPLATGESLLHLLRVDLDEPAPEIERSLSDLEAVHRRLRAFAEGLPALARESTDVKTPTDCDLETVARAAWDVVDTGDLRLVVESTHSLRADASRLQQTFENLFQNCTDHAVGGRANATTVRVGNLSASSGFYVEDDGPGIPTDRREDILSFGVSTGGGSGYGLAIVRTIVEAHGWSLAIGDAADGGARFEIETASHTRESNVT
- a CDS encoding helix-turn-helix domain-containing protein; amino-acid sequence: MTVNSTDGPVAGSDERSIAVVLIDDDETWVRTQRRLLERAHDRLQVSTATSFEEAQTTLDEQEPDCIVCDYQLGDGTGLDLLTAIRADEPEIPFLLVTGEGNEAVASDAIGEQVTDYIRKRDLSAQPTRLARRIESAVTAARTRRALTRERKTKETLLELVTASTTREELGRNVCEHLVDTGYACAWIGILDDDRQLVPLSAAGDRAYLEAALTPDTRPTNRSEPAFLALDRTEPVVRSLEHTVGTTESVAEGAKWEQLATDHDFRSVAALPISHDELCFGVLTVYSQSPRIDSSEQTLLSEYTETVGYAFQTTAWKRTLLSSATATVTFSLNSRDHPLATLAAALPETVTLQTSSVIPRNDDNVLYVTTLRGTTKADLTTRAASSDTISSIEFYRTDAENRVQCGLIVASPTPETLLVDAGVSLSHTVIEDETAKVTAVVGPETTVQECVGILSEAYGESNVMTVWTASERPAKEDTASEELTDRQRQVLELAIEAGYFERPRHNNTSELADALGISRATFTQHLRAAQRKLFTSGVHKQ